Below is a window of Polyangiaceae bacterium DNA.
CCGCGATCTGGACGGCTACCGCGTCGTGCAACTCTCGGATCTGCACATCGGAAGCTACGACGACGTGCGGCGCGGGCTCGAGTGGGCGCGCGCGGCCAACGCGCTCGCGCCGGATCTGATCGTCGTGACCGGGGATCTGGTGACGAGCGGCACCGCCTACTACGAGGACGTCGCCGAGGTGATTGGCGCGCTCCGCGCCAAGGACGGCGTGTTCGTGGTCATGGGCAACCACGACCAGTGGGACAACGCGGCGCTCACCCGGGCGGTCGAAGCCCGAGGCCCGCGCGTGCTCAAGAACGAGCACGTGCGCATCGAGCGCGGCGCCGGCGCGTTCATCCTGGCGGGGGTCGACGACGCCTACAGCGGCAGCGACGACATCGAGCGCACGCTGGCGGGTCGCCCCGAGGAGCTTCCCACGCTGCTCCTCGCCCACTACCCGGACTTCTTCCGCGAGGCGGCGGAGCACGGCGTGGAGCTGACGCTGAGCGGCCACACCCACGGCGGGCAGTTCGGCGTGCCGTTCCTGGCCGATCGCCTCAACCTGGCGGGCGCGCTCGGTCAAGCCTCGCGGGGGCTCTACCGGAGCGGCGAGAGCGCGCTCTACGTGAACGCCGGGCTGGGCACCACGGGACCTCCGATCCGCCTGGGCGTGGCTCCCGAGATCGCGGTCCTGGTGCTCGGGGCGGGCGAACCGGAGTAACATCGCCGGCGACGATGCGCGCTTCTCCGACCACCCGACGGGCTCTGCGCTGGGCCGGCGTCCTCGCAGGCGGCGCGCTCTGGGTGGCCGCCTGCAGCCGGGCACAGGGCCCGGCCCGCCCGCGGGATTCGCTGCTCGACACCGCGCGGGCGCAGGGCACGTTCGCGTCGCCCGCTACCTGGCGCTACCACCCGCGCAGCGAAGCGCCGCTCTTGGCTCGGGTCGAGCTCTCGGACGGCACGTTGCTCTACGCCGGCGAGCGCGGCGAGCGCTGGCAGTTCGACAAGAAGAACGGGAGCGTCCGCGCGGCGGCGCGTCTGGCGCCGGAGCCGCTGATCGCGATCCTGCACCTGGACGACGGCGGCTGGCTGTTCGTGGGCCAGAGCGGAACCGGCTACGAGTCCCGCGAGCCGCTCGGTCCGTTCGTGCGCACGAGCGCTCCGGTGGACAAGCTGGCGCGCGTCAGCGCCGCGGGCACGAGCGTGGTCGGCATCACCCGCGAGGGTCAGCTCGTGCAGAGCCCCGACGCTGGCGCGACCTGGAAGCCGGTGGGCCCCGACGGCACTCGCTTCGTGGACGTGATGCTCGCCGACTCGAAGAAGGGTCTGGCGCTGGCGGTGCCGGAGGCGTTGTTCGAGACCAAAGACGGCGGCCAGAGCTGGGGCAAGCTCGACACGCCGAGCATGGGGGCGCTGGCGCTCGGCTGGGACGACCAGGCCGGCGTCGCCGTGCAGACCGCCATGAAGTGGAGCCGCTGGGATGCCGCGGGCGGCACCTTCCCGGATCTGGGGCGCGTGCCGGCGAAGGGTCGCTTCAAGCTGGCGGCTCGCCCTTCCCGGGGACCCGACGCGGGCGCGCTCGCCGAGGGGCGCGCCGTGGTGCTCGGCGGGGAGTACCTGGAGGCGGCGCGCGAAGAAGGGACCGGGTCTAGCTCGAGCTGGCGCACGGGCGGTGAACGCTGGCTGCTCTGGCGTGGCCCCGTGGGCGGGCTCCTCAAGTCGAGCTCGCTCGAGGCCGCCAGCGGCTGCCAGGCGGTGCGCATCGCCGGCTCCGGCCGCCACGTCTACCTCGCCTGCTCGCGCAGCGGAGCCGGGGTCAACCAGAGCATCTCGATCCACAAGAGCATCGACTCGGCGAAGAGCTTCGAGCGGGACAGCTACGCGCTCGAAGGGCGTATCGGCGAGCTCGCTCTCGCGGTCGGCGCGAACGGCGCGCTGGCCGTGACCGGGATCTGCGCGCAGCACACCACCTCCCGAGGCTGCCTGCCGCAGGGCATTCACCATCGTCGCGTGGCGCAAGTGGACGCGGGCGCGGAGGGCGGAGCCCCGAAGCTGGACGCCGGGGCGAAGCACGCCGACGCGGGCACCGGCGCCAAGGGCAAGAAGGACGGCGGCGCCGACGACCGAGAGTGGGAGCTCGCGCCGTCCGCCACACCGTCGCTCAAGGGCTCGGCGTTGGCGATGGCGTACTCTCCGGATGGCCGCACGCTCCTGGCAGTGGGGCGTCGCACCAAGGACACCGGGCTCGCCGTCTTCGTCTCCAAGGACGGCGGGGAGTCGTTCCAGGGTCGCGAGCTCGAGCAGGTCCAAGGAGGCTTCGACGAGCCGCCTGCCGTGGAGGACCACTGGGCCCGCCCGCCGCCGACTCCGGTCACCAACATCGGCTCGATCGGGCCGGCGGAGGACGGCACCTTCGCCTTGGTGTTGAAGAGCAGTGGCGCCCCGACCGTCGTGGTGGTGGACGACGAGGGGCGCGTGATCTCGCTCTCGCGGGCGCCTGGCGAGGCGAACAACGTCGGTGCCGTCGGCACCCGCGCCGTCGCCTTCTCCGACACCTCGCGGATGGCGTGGGAGTCGCTGGACGGCGGCGCGACCTGGGACCCCATCGGCCGTCTGCCCGTCAGCATGTGCAAGCCCGGCTCCTACGGCTGCACCTCCACGGTACGCTGCCACGTCGGCGGCTGCGTCATCGGCAACGAGCTGTCGCGGGTCGGCTGGCGCGGGCAGTCCGACGACGACCAGGGCGTGTTCACACCCAGCGAATCGGGGATGGGCGACGTCTTCGATCGCAAGCTGCGCACGCCGTTCGCCTGCACTCTGGACGAGAAGCCGTGGGCGGTCCTGGAAGCCGTGGCCGGTCCTCCGACCGCGAACCAGGCCGCCATCGGCAAGGTCGCCTGGTTCGCCCTGGCGCAGGACGCCCGCAAGGCCAGCGCCAGCGTCTACCACGGTCACGGTGGGACGAAGCCACGCGTGGAGACGGTGCAGTTGCTCGCGCCGGCCGTCAAGCCGAGCGACGTCGCGTTCGCGGCGAGCGCGCAGGTGGAGGGGGCCGCCGCGCTGCGCTACTCCGCGCCCGAGAGCGGCATCACCTCGCTGAAGAACGTCGAAGTCAGCTGGGACAACCTGGTCGAGGGCAAGGTGGTGCGCCAGCGCATCGCCGACGCGGGGCCGGCGGGCGTGAACGACTACTCGCGCACCGGGTTCGGTGCGCAGCGCGCGCAGTACAACCTGCTCAGCATCGGGAGCGGGGGCATCTACTTGCGCATCCACTACTCGCAAGGGGAGTCACAGCCCACTCTCTTCCTGGACGGGCGCGGCACCACCAGCGTGCCCGAGGTGCGCTGGCCCGGTTCGTCACCGTATGGAACCCGCACGGAGATGGCCCACGTCGGCGGCGCCCACGTCCCGGTGATGATGGTCGGCTCCGGCGCGGCGCTGGTCCGCGCGCGCAGGGACGGCAACGGCTGGGCGTTCGATGCCTTCGCGACCGGGCTCGCCGAGCCGACGCGCTTCGGGCTGACCCAGGCGCGCGATCTGGCCTACTCCAAGGGGGTCGCGGGGCTCCAGGTCACCGTCTGGGACAGCGAGGGCACGCGTCGGGAGAACCTCTTGTTCCCGTTCCGTGCGAGCGGCGCGGTGACGGACCCGCCCATTGCGCTTCCGACGCAGATCGACTCCGGCGACAAACCCAATCGCTGCGGCAGCGCTCACAAGAGCGACACGCCGCGTGTCGTCGTGCCCTACCAGGGAGGCACGCGCCACCCGATCGTCGTCACGGACACCACGGAGCCGATGCGCGTGCTGCTGACCGGGCAGGCGGTCATGCACGGCACACCCAAGGAACCTTGCACGGCGGCCTTCGACGCCGAGGTCGTCAACATCGACCCGAGCATGGGTACGCCGGAGCAGGAGCGAGCCATCATCGTGATGGACGACCTGGAGCGCTCGTGGATCTTCCGCACGACCTACGGCACGATGGGTGAAGCGCGGGTCGAGTACCGCGTGATGAGCTGCCGCTTCGACCCCAGCCTGGAGCCGCCCGCAGAGATCTTCGGGCACCCGGGCACGCGCGTGCGCCGGGCCAAATGATCCAGCGCCGATCCCAGCGGCAGGCCAGGTGGACGCGGCGCAGGGGACGCGTTAGGCCTGCCGCCGATGATCCCGCGTTACGCGCCCAAGGAGATCGCCGAGCTCTGGTCGGATCGGAACCGCTACGCGGTTTGGCTCGAGGTCGAGCTGTGCGCGTGCGAAGCGATGGAAGCAGCAGGGGTGGTGCCGGCGGGCACGGCAGCGGAGCTCCGTGCGCTGGGCCTTCGCCCCGACCCGGACGAGATCGACCGCATCGAGAAGACCACGCGCCACGACGTGATCGCGTTCCTGACGCACGTCGAGGAGAAGGCCGGCGCTCCGGCGCGCTGGCTGCACCGCGGAATGACCTCGAACGACGTGCTCGACTCGAGCTTCGCGGTGCTGCTCACCCAGGCCACGGATCTCCTGCTTTCGCGGGCGGACCGCCTGGTCTCCGCGCTCGGCCGCCGCGCGGAGGAGCACGTGAAGACGCCGATCATCGGCCGCTCCCACGGCATCCACGCCGAGCCCGTCACCTTCGGCATCGTCCTCGCCGGCCACCTGGCGGAGGTGAAGCGCGGCCGCGCCCGGCTTCGCGCCGCGCGGGCCGAGATCGCCGTCGGCAAGATCGCGGGCGCCGTCGGGACCTACGCGCACCTGTCGCCGGAGATCGAGCGCGCCGCCCTGGCAAAGCTCGGCCTCGAACCGGAGACGGTGGCGACCCAGGTCGTGGCGCGGGATCGTCACGCCGCCTTTTTCTCCGCGGCGGCGCTCCTGGCGGCGGCCATCGAGCGCCTCGCCACGAACATCCGGCACTGGCAACGCACGGAGGTGGGCGAAGCGGAGGAGCAGTTCGCGAAGGGGCAGAAGGGTTCGAGCGCGATGCCCCACAAGCGCAACCCCATCCTGAGCGAGAACCTCTGCGGCCTGGCCCGCGTGGTGCGCGCGGCCGTGGTCCCGGCGCTGGAGAACGTCGCGCTCTGGCACGAGCGGGACATCTCCCACTCGAGCGTCGAGCGCATGATCGCCCCCGACGTCACCGCGACGCTCGGCTTCATGCTGGAGCGAGCGGCGTCGGTGGTCGAAGGACTGATGGTCTACCCGGAGCGCATGCGCCAGAACTTGGAGCGCTCGGGTGGCCTCTTCTTCAGCGAGGCGGTGATGCTGGAGCTGGTCGGGAAGGGGCTGGCGCGACAGCGCGCCTACGAGCTGGTGCAGCGGAACGCCATGGCGGCGTTCTCCGGTAGCGGGGACTTCAAGTCCCTCTTGCTCGCGGACGCAGAGCTCACGGCGCTGCTCGGAGCTGCCGAGATCGAGCGTTGCTTCGACCTCGACCACGCCCTGCGCTTTGCCGAGACCTTGGTGGCTCGGGCGCTCGCGGCCGAGTAGCCGAAAATTGGCCTGGAGGCCCGGTATGGCGCTAACCGACACCTCCCACCATGCCGATCCTGACCCGCGCGGAGCTGGCGCGTTACCCCGGAAACAACCCCACCGAGCAGGCGCTCGCTCAGCATTCGGAGCAGGCACCGCGAGCGAAGGCCTTGCCGATCCGCCGACTCTCGCCGAGCAGCGGCGCCGTCTCGCTGCCGCGGGTGCTGGACCTCCGGCCCTTTCCGGGTCGCGATCGCACCGAGCGCGTGATGGCCTGGTTGGTCGCCCACACGCCGCGCGCGGCGAGCTGGTCCGACGAGTCGCTCCGCGAGCTGTCCGAGCGCATCGCTGCGAGCGGACGCGTCGTCGAGTGAGGGCCCTGAGCGCGGCGCTCGCGGCCTGCCTCTTCGCCGCCGGGCCCGCGCGCGCGGCCGGCGAGGTGGACGTGGCCGTGGGCCCCGGCGTGGCGACCAGCGGGGGCGACGACTGGAGCGGCGACGGCGCCATCCCGTCGGCGGCGCTGCGCTTGGCCTATCGCTTTCCCGTCGGCTTGGCGCCCGTGTTCGTGGGGCGCGAGGGTTACGCGCAGGTCGATCAGCGCTTGCTCACGCTGGTGTCGCTCGGCGTTCAGGGTTGGCTCGACCTCGACGGCGTGCAGCCTTACGCCCGGGTGGCGTGGGCGCACCAGCACGAGGAGTCCTGGGCTTTCGCCAAGGAAGAGCCGTTCGGCGTGCTGTTCGGAGTCGGGCGTGGGATCCGTCACCGAGGCGGGCTCGACCTCGGAGTCGGAGCCGACGTGCCCGTCGCCGGCTCGAAGCGCTTGCGCTGGTTCCTCTTCGGCGAAGCGTGGCTCGACTGGCTGTTCGCCAGCGAGGCGCCGGGTCCAGCCTACTACGCCGGCGGCAGCGTCGGCGTCGGGCTCGACTGGGCGCCATGAGCTGGCGAGCAGGACTCTTCGCGCTCCTGCTCCCCGTCGGGGCGTGCGTCCACGTCGATGAGCTCGATGACTACGCGTGCCCCGACGGCGGGACGTCGCTCGACTACGCGAGCTTCGGCGAGCCCTTCCTGGAGAGGTGGTGCAACTCGTGCCACTCCGCGGGCGAAGGGGACCGCCAGGGCGCGCCGGCCGACGTGCGCTTCGACTCGGTCGAAGAAGTGCGGCGCTGGCGCGAGCGCATCTTCGCCCGGTCGGCGCTCGGCAACGATTCCATGCCGCCCGGATTGGGCGATCCGCCGACGGCAGAGCGTCGCCGGCTGGCGGAGTGGCTCGCCTGCGGCGCCCCGTGAAGAAAACGGCGAGCGCGCCCCCCGGTCCGCGCTCGCCTTCCCCCGAGCTCTGCGCTTACTTGATGCCGAGCTCGTTCCGCACGGCGATCAGGCGCTCGACGGCCTGCATGACCGCGGGGCCGGTCACCGTGTGGCTCACCGACACCGGCACCACGTGTGCGGCGCGGGTCAAGAGGCGCTTGTAGTCCTCCGTGTCGATCAGCTTGCGAAGCTGCGCCACGGAGCCCTCCACCAACATGTACCCTGCCTGCTTGGAGAGCTCGCCGACCTCGGTGATCCCGACCTTGAACTCCTCGATGTTCCCCTTGGACTTCTGGTCCTGGAAGAAGCCGATGGCGCCCTGAAACACCGAGAGTCCCATGGTCTCGCGACCCGGGAACACCGCTCCCCACGTGGTCAAGATGGATGCATCTGCCATTTCTCGAATCCCACCCTTTCTGGTGGCGGCGGGACCTCCGCCGCAGCGCCGGAGCATCGGGGCGCGCTGAGCCGATCGCAAGCTGTACAGGTGAGTCGGTGATATGTTGACTAGATGAGGGGACCGTCCAAGTCGAGTCTGGTGCTGCTCGTCGCGCTGGCGTCGGCGTGTGCAGAGGACGAGCCGTCGGGCGTCGCCGGCGGCGGGGCCGGCGGAACCTCTGCCGGCGGAGGCGGCACGGGTGGCACGCCGAGCGGAGGCACGGGCGGCGGAGGGGCCGGCGTTGGCGGAGGAGCCGGCGTGGGCGGAGGAGCCGGCGTGGGCGGAGGAGCCGGCGCCGCGACCGGGGGCAGCGGCGGGGGCGACGCAGGCGCCCAGAGCTGCAAGACCGGCAAGGAGACCTTCCACTACGTGGTGTCCTCCTCGGAGCAGTTCAAGCGCATCGCGCTGCCACTCGACGTGGGGGTCGAGTACCGGCGGGTCGAGCTGACCTTCGGTTACACGCCCGCGGCCTGGAGCCCGACCTGTTACAACCCCGCCGCTGGCGGCTCGACGAAGAGCGGGTTTCCCGCGTTCGAGTCCCTGGTCGCGCTCAAGCGCGGCTCCCATTGGTGCAAGGGGGGCAACCTGTTCGAGCTGACGCTCCAGGGGC
It encodes the following:
- a CDS encoding metallophosphoesterase; translation: MAQLAPALAWAALFPWWLALGLTLGAWALTARRVHRLFGDPRRPRWVTRLVDEPVFLHWGAGLLALPLFCVGALGLGAASLGGCAPAAGPIGLAASLPQAALAAFGSGLCIAGWGLWGRRRFVRKRTIEVPIRRLHRDLDGYRVVQLSDLHIGSYDDVRRGLEWARAANALAPDLIVVTGDLVTSGTAYYEDVAEVIGALRAKDGVFVVMGNHDQWDNAALTRAVEARGPRVLKNEHVRIERGAGAFILAGVDDAYSGSDDIERTLAGRPEELPTLLLAHYPDFFREAAEHGVELTLSGHTHGGQFGVPFLADRLNLAGALGQASRGLYRSGESALYVNAGLGTTGPPIRLGVAPEIAVLVLGAGEPE
- a CDS encoding adenylosuccinate lyase, which produces MIPRYAPKEIAELWSDRNRYAVWLEVELCACEAMEAAGVVPAGTAAELRALGLRPDPDEIDRIEKTTRHDVIAFLTHVEEKAGAPARWLHRGMTSNDVLDSSFAVLLTQATDLLLSRADRLVSALGRRAEEHVKTPIIGRSHGIHAEPVTFGIVLAGHLAEVKRGRARLRAARAEIAVGKIAGAVGTYAHLSPEIERAALAKLGLEPETVATQVVARDRHAAFFSAAALLAAAIERLATNIRHWQRTEVGEAEEQFAKGQKGSSAMPHKRNPILSENLCGLARVVRAAVVPALENVALWHERDISHSSVERMIAPDVTATLGFMLERAASVVEGLMVYPERMRQNLERSGGLFFSEAVMLELVGKGLARQRAYELVQRNAMAAFSGSGDFKSLLLADAELTALLGAAEIERCFDLDHALRFAETLVARALAAE
- a CDS encoding cytochrome c — encoded protein: MSWRAGLFALLLPVGACVHVDELDDYACPDGGTSLDYASFGEPFLERWCNSCHSAGEGDRQGAPADVRFDSVEEVRRWRERIFARSALGNDSMPPGLGDPPTAERRRLAEWLACGAP